TTTCATCATTAGTCATTGGGCCCAACTGTTGATTTGTCACCGAGGATGAGTAAGCTTTGTAGatcagaaaaagagagacatcataCTACTGCTAAGTGACTACACCATTTATTCTGTATTACTCAAATAACTTGAGTTTATTTTAATCAGTGAATAAGTGTCTCTGATTTACATGAAACCACAAGTTTAATCTGTATTATTCTCTTATAAGACAATAACAGATAAGACACATGGCATTTCCAGTAATACTGGCTCCACAGTAAAACACCCTGATGTGGTTTATTACTTCTTCCGTTCTGATAAGCATTTTTCGTTTCACGGCAGTTTGACAAGTCAGAGTGCCCTTGCAATGTCAGCACTAGATTAAATGAATCCTAGAAGGAAGTTCTTAGTCAATGAATCGATAAGATAATAGAAAAACAGGTTTTTATGagtaaaattgtatttaaatgttttcagtcaTGCTAACAGTGATCCCTTAACTTTCATTCTAgagccatcatcaggtcaaaatttcaATGTGTCCAGTAATTTAGGTAATGACCAAACACCTTCAAAACAAATGACACTCTTTTCAAACTCAGTTGTAcgttgtgtttagtgctaattaacaaatgttagcatgcttacacATTAGATGATAAATATGGTAAACATTAAATCTGTTACACATCAGCGTGTTGTCATTGTGGCTAATTAGCATCTAGCTCAAAGCCCCATTTTGCCTATAAcacctcacagagctgctagcatgttTGTAACGTTAGTATTAGGGCAAATGTTTTAGTCATAACTACTTAAGAAAagaattgcacatttttatgaaatacgCCTTTTCACTTTCTTGGCAAGAAttagatgaaaataaatattactCTGATGTCTATTGTCTAtgtggtaaatatgaagctgtcAGCCAGCCGGCGCAAAGCTTAGctcaaagactggaaacagttAGCCTGGATCTGTCCAAAAGTCTCCAAAATCTGTTTACCACCACCTGCAAATGGCTGCAAAACTCGAGACAACACATCGTGTTTAGTGCAATTTAGCAAATTTTGACAAAAACCTAAACTAAGATGAACATGGTAAACCTTATAGCTTAGCCACCTGTTAAACATCAGCCTGTTGGCATCTgactgtgagcatgttagcatgctgatgttagcatttagctcaaagcaccataTTGCACAAGTAatgcctcacagagctgctatcATAGTCTTGTTAACACATACACTAAATGgttgttagtttgtttgttgtttaccTTGGCAAAACTCAAACTAGGATTTAGTTTTGACTATGAAAGGAAGACTAGTCCTGCGAGTGTGTGggtaacattaaaataataaactgctCTGCCAAGTTAATGACAGCCCTGTGTCTGACTCAATGTTTTAGCCAAATGTGGTGATCAAACTCAGGTCATAAGCCAGAGGTCAGCACCCTCCACAGAACATCACCACCTGCTGCAGAGAAGAGAAAACTGCCAAAAATCTAAATCCACTTGTGGTGTTTCATGCTTTTCTAGTTCTTTGTTATTTACTCTTTTCTGCCTTGAGAGCCCGGCAGTGACACAACAGCCCTGCCAGATTGTTATACTGGTCAGGCTGTGCTTAAAGAGGATCTCAAAAGTGAAGAGGCCAATCACACTGCCGTTCCTGCCTGAGAACGTTATGTCAGTGCCAGACAGTGTACTATTTGGAAACTGGGGGTTGGTGCTGGGATTTGGGAACATACAAAAGGTCTCTTGAATCATCACATTGCTGCTGCAGCAACAGagagtgagattttttttttttttttaaatgatcactTCTACAGCTGCTTATTACCTTTGGAGAGGTTCAGTTGTATAAGCTGCAGCTGATTTCCTCACTGTCTCTTTTGGCCCATCTTGTCGTTGACACCCAGTTGGAGTTGATAAACACTTGCAATTTCTACACAGCTCTGGGAAATAACCCTGTGAAAGAGGAACCATGCCCTCTTGTAGTGCTCTTGTTAGAAAAGATGGCCAAAGCGCCACATGAAACATGAGAACGCCACGTTTTTGCggtgaaagaaaatgtaaaataatacagCCAGATGGCTTCCTGAATGTCACATCGCCTTGCTCACACAGAACACTGGGAACTTTCTAGTGTGCGCTTTTGTGCACAATGCTGAAAGTGTGCATTCATTCTCACAGGAGAGCACCAGCTGCAGCAGGAAAGCAGGTCTGATCCTGTAACGGCAgagtgcatttttgtttttattgtaaataaatgtgcatatttttgttaattgggcttgaaaagagatgaaaagcTGCAGTGTAGGAGACACTGAACTCaggaaacattttgttttgttcctaATCTGACACAAAtgtgtccagaaaaaaaaaaaaacttctgttttcttcctGGAAACAATGGGGTTAACTTGGGTGCATGGGGTTAACAGGAACATTCAAGCATGTCCTTTGCTACTAATCAATAACATCAGCTGGTTTGTTTAATGCCAGGACTTTGTAGCTGGTGACATGCTATTTTTATGTGTTTGGAAATCTTTGGAAATTAATGAAAAGTGTTATGGGTTTATTTCCAGGTATCTGATTATATGTTTACACTGACCAGCTAGAAAACTAGCACCACAATACATAATTGTCTCTTTCCTCCCCACAATGGTGTCACTTGTCTCATGCTGGAGGATAAATTGACATGGATTTCAACTGGCAGAGACTACAGAGTTGCTCAGAGGAGGGTTTTGATAAATTGCTAGTTTGCTGAAAGGAAGCCACCAtcttataaaataaaagttaatgtTACATTGAGCATAACATTTCCCTTGAAAAAGGGTCATCATCACAAAGGATATAAACTCCTGGATGTCTTTTTTAAGTTGTCAAATATGTAGACTTTCTATTTCTCTCGTCATGTATGcatttacatgttcaaaattagaaaacaaaacactgcacaaaaaaaatgacacaaaaactTCAAAGTATCAGAGAAATCTTTTTGATGATAAACTGCAGCCCATTTTGCAGAATAGACACGCCACTTACAGTGCCTAAAAAGAACTTATTTTGTGACATGTGCTTTTCTTTATCATTTCCTTATTAGTGACTGGATTATACGTAATGGAAAGTCAATATGGCATTTAGTTCATATTTTCAGATTAGTTTGTGAAAAGGGGAAATTGCTCAATTTATTACTTTAACACTGACTTTTCATCAACAAAAAGCTTTAGAAGGCCAAacttgcttttttcttttaccaataGAATTGGTCAATTAATCATTCGTGGATCTAAATGAACGTTTTCATTCTCTAGCCGTTTTGAttgaatgatttttttatgtatttctttatatTAAGTATTCATATTAAGAGGATGTGttacctttttttaatcaatgtaacGTGACTGACTGGTttcatacattaataaaaaaaaaaagtagtttgttatgattaatcaactaataGGAAATGAATCGTTAGTTACAACCCTAACCAATAGTAtccaatacatttttgaaaaaaaatattacaaaagatCTCAGTGTATTCAGGCTTGACAGGATATGCTGCAGAAtgacaacacccccccccccccccaccgacatgttgcatgttttctttctttctaaagATCTCTACGGTGCATACCTGTGTCGCCTGTGAGATACATCATCTGAATGCATGGAGGCAACCTGTGGTGAAACTTCCAAGTAACTCGTGTTGTTCGGTGCATTTGGGGACAAGCAGCACCCAATGAATGAACGGCTACTCTGACGGTGCTGCTGAGCGCTGCCGGTCGACACGCCCCCAGCATGGATACAACCAGCAGCACAGACGCTCAGGAGACACACTCACTATGCTGGAGAGTGGTTGAAGCCGCGATGGGAGTTAACACATCCAAGTTTGTCGAGGTCCTGTCACCAGCGTCGTTGCACTAAACAAAGActttgggtttcttttttttttctcactgagGGGCTTGTCTGCATTTTCGTCCCAGGCGTTTCTCTCACAGGATGGTGATGATATTGGAAAGCCGGGTAAGATCATAAAGTCAGTTCTCTGATGAGAACGACCTCCTCCTCACGACCACACAAAGGGAACCACGGAACAAGTTTTTCTCACgccatcatttttaattttttgattgTCATTAAGAAGCAGAGGGGGCTGTTTCGAAGACAAAATGGATCACTTTGCTGCAGAGTGCCTTGTTTCAATGTCCAGTCGTGCAATTGTTCACGCTCAAGGGAATAGGGAGATTAAACCAGAAACCCCGTCCTCCTCCAAGAACggagaggaaatgaaagaacCTTTGGTGAAAGATAACTCCTCTATTTTTGTGGTGGCGCGGATTTTGGCGGATTTTAACCAGCAGACTCCCAACAATGTTGCCGAGCAGGCAAAAATAAAGGATGAGAGCATGCCGAACCACATAGATGATGGAAACTCTGCCACACCTACCACCATCTCCGATCCTACGCTCAAACAAAGAGGCAAAAGATCGCGAGGTCGAACTGAGCCTGAATCGCCTCAGAAAAAGCACAAATGCCACTATTCAGGTTGTGAAAAAGTTTATGGCAAATCATCCCACCTCAAAGCCCATCTAAGGACACATACAGGTCAGTTTCATTGGATGCAAATGTGTGTTGCTGTGAAAATGAGTTCCCTTGCCTATATGAGAACGGATGATTAAAACTGAGAATACTGATAAGAAGTGGGGTTTCTCTTAAATTCAAACCGATATTTGTACAGAGGAGGGTCACTGTGTTTCCTCGCGTCAAAAACATTCACGGATCCACCCTAAAGGGGAATAATCGGCACACACAGGTTACAGAAAAAGACTTTGCGCATAGTTTAATTGCATTGTTCCCTAAGTTGTATAAACTTGCGAGATTTCCTTTTAATTTCGGGGAAGGGAGGGAGTCATAAATAGTGCCACTCCCACTCAAGTCTCCGAGCTTTGTCACTGCTTTCCTCTTGTTACCCCCACCCCCCGCCTTGGACAGGATGTACAAACCGAAACTGCAGTGCAAATGCAGAACAAAATGTCACAGATCAGGTTTCCAGTTGTTGTCTGCGCGCATTAATTAAAGTTTACTTTGGTGACATGAGAAAGTAAAAcaacatgtaggcctaatgcGCACATCGTGGTCATCAAGCCAAGTAGGCCTATGCACTCACAGTGGCATGCAAAAAGTTTACAAGATCAATCCAGTGAGTGTacatttaccctgcagaataAATGGCTATCGAATGCGCTCCAGATCAGCAGAATTCTACGTTTGACTTTCCTGAAGGACTATACCTCCATATTTGCTCTTTGCATTCCACAGGGTAGGCCATtgagggggggggcaaagaTGTAGATCGACTCAAATTGAGGGGGTTGATAAGAGCTGTGTAGTCGCCTTTCTGCCCAAAGCTCTTTGTTGTGATGTGCCACACCCCCGCTAGACAGACTGCCAGCTGATCTGGCCAGCAACAGACTCAGCTAGCTGAGCCTCGACTGAGGAGCCTCTCCTTCCCTCTGCTCTGTAGACTACTGCAGCTCACACTCCCTCTTCCCACCCATATCCTCCATTCTTTACATCACGCACACACAATAAACGCATGGTGTGAACTTGACCCATATTTGAGTCATGTTGAATTCCACAGAGATATGTGCAAGAAAAACATAGAATTCAAAACATGTAGAATACCTCTTGAAATTGAGCCCCCCTTTTTCACTCCTCATAAATTAAATAATCTATGACCCATCCTTACATCCATTCGGTATTAGGACATAATCTCCTGTCTGGGTTTGTAATAGCTTTGTGTCCTTATTACCATTATATTACTTAGAATAATTTTGTATCAATGCCATAgtgattaaagaaaaacaaagcataaCTATGCAACTGTAAGTACACCTTAAGGACACGATAGGCCTGCTTTATGGTGATGGTGGATAATCCTGAATtgatattattgtattttattccatttttgaGCATTACATAAACATTGCCTTTTACTTATAGGCTGCAGCTTGGTGCAGTGGTGTATACTCAGTGTTTGTCAAGAAGAGGAATGAGACTGATTTGacttatgtatatataaaataggGTTCCATAAAATTCCAGCATCATTACTTGAATGGCTTCCAAAAGGGAATAAAATGCCTGTGTCTCCTACACTGTGCGTTTTAGTGCTGTTTTATTACTGTCTATCATCCCTGCCCTTGTCTCTTTGCCTATTAagcttttcctttcttttgtaGTACACTCCTGCACCTGgctttgtgattggtttgtgTACTATGATTTCTGAGAATGAGGACAGTTTCTGCTAATGTGATTGGATAGTAACCCAACGTGAGTCATCACAGTTCCACTGCCTTGTTTTAGGCAAACTTGCAGCAGAGAGCCAGCCTCCAGCACTCACTGTGCTTCCCTTCAGTCCCAACCATGTGTTTCTAGTGCAGTTTTATTGCTCTGTATAAGCCCTGCCCTTGTCTCTTTGCCTATTTAGCGTTTCCTTTTGCCTGCCTCTCTGTTTGGATATGCTCCGGCGTCTGGCTTCACGATTG
This genomic stretch from Etheostoma spectabile isolate EspeVRDwgs_2016 chromosome 8, UIUC_Espe_1.0, whole genome shotgun sequence harbors:
- the klf13 gene encoding Krueppel-like factor 13; its protein translation is MDHFAAECLVSMSSRAIVHAQGNREIKPETPSSSKNGEEMKEPLVKDNSSIFVVARILADFNQQTPNNVAEQAKIKDESMPNHIDDGNSATPTTISDPTLKQRGKRSRGRTEPESPQKKHKCHYSGCEKVYGKSSHLKAHLRTHTGERPFPCTWPDCSKKFARSDELARHYRTHTGEKKFGCPLCDKRFMRSDHLMKHARRHSDFQPGMLKRPHGSSSSTRPSSLSDYSRSDASSPTLSPALSPANSP